A single genomic interval of Bacillaceae bacterium S4-13-56 harbors:
- a CDS encoding NAD(P)H-quinone oxidoreductase, with amino-acid sequence MRAIIVKQPGGAEQLQIEEYVKPIPKDGELLIKVKAAAVNRTDIVNRESSSGYLNNLILGVEVAGTVEKAGAGAKTAVGTNVMGLVNGGGYAEYVVMPDDRAMVIPENLSFEEAAAIPEVFLTAYQTLFWIGQLREGKNVLIHAGGSGVGTAAIQLAKQIGQANVITTAGSKEKLDFCRSLGADACINYKEQNFDEEVLNTTKNQGVDLILDFIGASYWRKNLASIKVDGRWVLIGILGGAEIEKFNLMDVISKRIQLTGTLLTPRSDEYKAALTSEFSSKTLELFRNNKLRPVVDHVFAFDQIQQAHEHMENNKNIGKIIIKVN; translated from the coding sequence ATGAGAGCAATCATTGTTAAACAACCGGGCGGCGCGGAACAATTACAAATTGAAGAATATGTTAAACCAATCCCAAAAGACGGAGAATTATTAATCAAAGTAAAGGCTGCAGCTGTTAATCGAACAGATATCGTTAATAGGGAAAGCAGTTCAGGTTATTTGAACAATCTGATTTTAGGTGTCGAAGTTGCTGGAACTGTTGAAAAAGCGGGTGCAGGTGCAAAAACAGCAGTTGGCACGAACGTTATGGGACTTGTGAATGGAGGTGGTTATGCAGAATACGTAGTGATGCCGGATGATAGAGCGATGGTGATTCCGGAAAACCTTTCATTTGAAGAGGCTGCAGCTATTCCTGAAGTATTTTTGACTGCTTACCAAACGTTATTTTGGATAGGACAATTACGTGAAGGTAAAAACGTGTTAATTCATGCGGGCGGAAGTGGAGTGGGAACGGCAGCGATTCAGCTTGCCAAACAAATTGGACAAGCGAATGTAATTACAACAGCCGGTTCCAAAGAGAAGTTAGACTTTTGTCGGTCATTAGGCGCAGATGCTTGTATAAACTATAAAGAACAGAATTTTGATGAGGAAGTATTGAATACGACCAAAAATCAAGGGGTTGATTTAATCCTTGATTTCATTGGTGCATCCTATTGGAGAAAAAATCTTGCTAGTATAAAAGTAGATGGACGATGGGTGTTGATTGGAATTTTAGGTGGTGCAGAAATTGAAAAGTTCAATTTAATGGATGTAATCTCAAAACGGATCCAGCTGACTGGAACGCTGCTCACACCAAGAAGCGATGAATACAAGGCAGCACTAACATCCGAATTTTCCTCTAAAACTCTAGAGCTTTTTCGTAATAACAAGCTTCGTCCAGTTGTTGATCATGTATTTGCTTTTGATCAAATCCAACAAGCACATGAACATATGGAGAACAACAAAAATATCGGGAAGATTATTATAAAGGTCAATTAA